One genomic window of Candidatus Didemnitutus sp. includes the following:
- a CDS encoding energy transducer TonB, with product MACVALAIPTFAETVDSVADVVTKFDSPPQPVKTKPPQYPHKLRSEGVAGMVVVTMVIDEGGKVLACQIAKSSNEAFNDPALEAVRTWTFVPAKVAGKAVRAKVSIPLKFEVEA from the coding sequence TTGGCCTGCGTTGCCCTCGCGATCCCTACGTTCGCCGAAACCGTCGATAGCGTCGCGGACGTTGTCACCAAATTCGATTCGCCGCCGCAACCGGTGAAGACGAAGCCGCCGCAATACCCGCACAAATTGCGCTCGGAAGGCGTCGCCGGCATGGTCGTCGTCACGATGGTCATCGACGAGGGCGGCAAAGTGCTCGCCTGCCAGATCGCCAAATCCTCGAACGAGGCCTTCAACGATCCCGCGCTCGAAGCCGTCCGCACTTGGACGTTCGTCCCCGCCAAGGTCGCCGGCAAAGCCGTCCGCGCCAAGGTCAGCATCCCGCTGAAGTTCGAAGTCGAGGCCTGA
- a CDS encoding NAD-dependent malic enzyme, producing the protein MEESQMTTTLHLHGKRGVELLHDPLLNKGTAFGDAERDLLGLRGLLPPRVATQDQQLERVLENYRRKENDLEKYIYLISLQERNEALFYRLVMENLSEMMPIIYTPTVGLACQKYGHIFRRPRGLYITKNDAGRVKGILQNWPQSDVRIIVITDGERILGLGDLGANGMGIPVGKLSLYTACAGIDPSQCLPIMLDVGTNNSALLADPLYLGLPEPRLRGPEYDALVAEFVSAAQQVFPKACIQFEDFGNSNAFRLLHQYRDKACTFNDDIQGTAGVTLAGLISSERLTGVPLPQQKILFLGAGEAGIGIGDLIVEALKLSGVPEQKAREQCWFVDSKGLVVKSRTDLVEHKLRFAHDHKPVASLLEAVETLKPTALIGVSGMPQTFTEDVVKAMAKLNKRPVIFALSNPTSKAECTAVQAYTWTEGRAIFASGSPFSPVNYLGVTHQPGQGNNSYIFPGVGLGVIASEARRVTDEMFYVAARKLADLVTEEDLMVGRIYPDLKRIREVSAKIGTAVAEVAFNRGLTNMLRPTDLAAHVKEAMFDPHYPSYV; encoded by the coding sequence ATGGAGGAATCCCAAATGACTACAACGCTTCACCTGCACGGCAAACGTGGCGTCGAGCTCCTGCACGACCCCCTGCTCAACAAAGGCACCGCCTTCGGCGACGCCGAACGCGATCTGCTCGGCCTGCGCGGCCTGTTGCCCCCTCGCGTCGCCACGCAGGACCAACAACTCGAGCGCGTCCTCGAAAATTACCGCCGCAAGGAAAACGACCTCGAGAAATACATCTACCTCATCTCGCTCCAGGAGCGCAACGAGGCGCTCTTCTACCGCCTCGTGATGGAAAACCTGAGCGAGATGATGCCGATCATCTACACGCCGACCGTCGGCCTCGCGTGTCAGAAATACGGCCACATCTTCCGCCGCCCGCGCGGCCTCTACATCACGAAGAACGATGCCGGCCGCGTGAAGGGCATCCTGCAAAACTGGCCGCAGTCCGACGTCCGCATCATCGTCATCACCGACGGTGAGCGCATCCTCGGCCTCGGCGATCTCGGCGCCAACGGCATGGGCATCCCCGTCGGCAAGCTCTCGCTCTACACCGCCTGCGCCGGCATCGACCCGTCGCAATGCCTGCCGATCATGCTCGATGTCGGCACCAACAACTCCGCCCTGCTCGCCGATCCGCTCTACCTCGGCTTGCCCGAGCCGCGCCTGCGCGGCCCCGAATACGACGCCCTCGTCGCCGAATTCGTCAGCGCCGCCCAGCAGGTTTTCCCCAAGGCCTGCATCCAGTTCGAGGACTTCGGCAACAGCAACGCCTTCCGCCTGCTCCACCAATACCGCGACAAAGCCTGCACGTTCAACGACGACATCCAGGGCACCGCGGGCGTCACGCTCGCCGGCCTCATCTCGTCCGAACGCCTCACCGGCGTGCCGCTCCCGCAGCAGAAAATCCTCTTCCTCGGCGCCGGCGAAGCCGGCATCGGCATCGGCGACCTCATCGTCGAGGCGCTCAAGCTCAGCGGCGTGCCGGAGCAGAAAGCCCGCGAGCAATGCTGGTTCGTCGACTCGAAGGGCCTCGTCGTCAAGAGCCGCACCGACCTCGTCGAGCACAAGCTGCGTTTCGCGCACGACCACAAGCCGGTCGCTTCGCTGCTCGAAGCCGTCGAGACGCTCAAGCCCACCGCCCTCATCGGCGTCTCCGGCATGCCGCAGACGTTCACCGAGGACGTCGTGAAGGCCATGGCCAAGCTCAACAAGCGCCCGGTCATCTTCGCGCTCTCGAATCCCACCTCGAAGGCCGAGTGCACCGCCGTGCAGGCTTACACGTGGACAGAGGGTCGCGCGATCTTCGCCAGCGGCAGTCCGTTCAGCCCGGTCAACTACCTCGGCGTCACGCACCAGCCGGGTCAGGGCAACAACAGCTACATCTTCCCGGGCGTCGGCCTCGGCGTCATCGCCAGCGAGGCGCGCCGCGTCACCGACGAGATGTTCTACGTCGCCGCCCGCAAGCTCGCGGACCTCGTCACCGAGGAGGATCTCATGGTCGGCCGCATCTACCCCGACCTGAAACGCATCCGCGAAGTCTCCGCCAAGATCGGCACCGCCGTCGCCGAAGTCGCCTTCAACCGCGGCCTCACCAACATGCTCCGCCCGACCGACCTCGCGGCGCACGTGAAGGAAGCGATGTTCGATCCGCACTATCCGAGTTACGTCTGA
- a CDS encoding TatD family hydrolase produces MLPLYDAHNHAHDDWLAPHRERIDADLRAAGLRRAVVNGTCEADWPAVADLAARHAWVFPSYGLHPWDAGNRAEGWFDRLKERLAAEPHAAVGEIGLDRWILDSAKPDDPRLAGLRRAPLEEQGEVFIKQLSLAAAENRPVTIHCLQAFGALEGLLRHVNTPARGFLLHAYGGPAELVGKFADYGAYFSFNGAFLDARHSAKREVFRRIPADRLLVETDAPAMPLPAGRATFHLPPAPDGSTVNHPANLAAAYAGLAELREVSLDALAAQVETNFRRFFGD; encoded by the coding sequence GTGCTTCCGCTTTACGACGCCCACAATCACGCTCACGACGACTGGCTCGCACCGCACCGCGAGCGTATCGATGCCGACCTGCGCGCCGCCGGCCTGCGGCGCGCCGTGGTGAACGGCACCTGCGAAGCCGACTGGCCCGCCGTCGCCGACCTCGCGGCGCGCCACGCGTGGGTTTTCCCGAGCTACGGCCTGCATCCGTGGGACGCCGGCAATCGCGCCGAAGGCTGGTTCGACCGCCTCAAGGAGCGTCTCGCCGCCGAACCGCACGCGGCCGTCGGCGAGATCGGCCTCGACCGCTGGATCCTCGACAGCGCCAAACCCGACGACCCGCGCCTCGCCGGCTTGCGTCGCGCTCCGCTCGAGGAACAGGGCGAGGTCTTCATCAAGCAACTCAGCCTCGCCGCCGCCGAAAACCGGCCGGTCACGATCCACTGCCTGCAAGCCTTCGGCGCGCTCGAAGGCCTGCTCCGCCACGTCAACACGCCCGCCCGCGGCTTCCTGCTCCACGCCTACGGCGGCCCGGCGGAGTTGGTCGGCAAGTTCGCCGACTATGGCGCCTATTTCTCTTTCAACGGCGCGTTCCTCGACGCACGCCACTCGGCCAAACGCGAAGTGTTCCGGCGCATCCCGGCCGACCGCCTGCTGGTCGAGACGGATGCGCCGGCGATGCCGCTCCCGGCCGGCCGGGCGACCTTCCATCTGCCGCCCGCGCCCGACGGCAGCACGGTGAACCATCCCGCCAATCTCGCCGCCGCCTACGCCGGCCTAGCCGAGCTGCGTGAGGTGTCGCTCGACGCCTTGGCCGCGCAAGTGGAGACGAATTTCCGGCGATTTTTCGGCGACTGA
- a CDS encoding PadR family transcriptional regulator: MADKNELLPGTLDLLILRVLSRGELHGWGITQRLEQLSKSALQVDEGSLYPSLYRMEDKGWIEAEWGQTENNRRAKYYSLTRAGRKQLEKEQEIWARMSAIITLVLETA; encoded by the coding sequence ATGGCCGACAAAAACGAACTCCTTCCTGGCACCCTCGACCTCCTCATCCTCCGCGTGCTGAGCCGCGGCGAGCTGCACGGCTGGGGCATCACCCAGCGCCTCGAACAGCTCTCGAAGAGCGCCCTGCAAGTCGACGAAGGCTCCCTCTACCCCTCGCTCTACCGCATGGAGGACAAGGGCTGGATCGAAGCCGAGTGGGGCCAGACCGAGAACAACCGCCGCGCCAAATACTACTCCCTCACCCGCGCCGGCCGGAAGCAGCTCGAGAAGGAACAGGAAATTTGGGCACGCATGAGCGCCATCATCACGCTCGTCCTCGAGACCGCCTGA
- a CDS encoding tRNA threonylcarbamoyladenosine dehydratase: MNDDYVSRFGALGRLYGVAALPRLHAAHVAVVGVGGVGSWVVEALARSGIGALTLVDLDDVCVTNTNRQLHALADTVGRPKVTVLAERVRAINPDCRVTTHVEFFTAQSAERLLAAKFTWLVDAIDGMSNKALLLATCVARGQPVLTIGGAGGKRDATRLRVGDLGEAQGDDLLRQVRKKLRNDHGFARGEGQVFGIPCVSSNEKPVFPWADGSCSTEPEPGTSLRLDCASGFGTGVFVTGAFGFAAAGEVVRRIATDAR; encoded by the coding sequence ATGAACGACGACTACGTCTCCCGCTTCGGTGCGCTGGGCCGGCTCTACGGCGTGGCGGCGCTGCCGCGTTTGCACGCGGCGCATGTCGCCGTCGTCGGCGTGGGCGGCGTCGGTTCGTGGGTGGTGGAGGCGCTGGCGCGCTCGGGGATCGGGGCGCTGACGCTGGTGGATCTCGACGACGTGTGCGTGACCAACACGAATCGCCAGCTGCACGCGCTCGCGGACACGGTGGGCCGGCCGAAGGTGACGGTGCTCGCCGAGCGGGTGCGCGCGATCAATCCGGATTGCCGCGTGACGACGCATGTGGAGTTTTTCACAGCGCAGAGCGCGGAGCGGTTGCTCGCCGCGAAGTTCACCTGGCTCGTCGATGCGATCGATGGCATGTCGAACAAGGCGCTACTCCTCGCGACGTGCGTCGCGCGCGGCCAGCCGGTGCTCACGATCGGCGGCGCCGGCGGCAAGCGCGATGCGACGCGCCTTCGCGTCGGCGATTTGGGCGAGGCGCAGGGTGACGACCTGCTGCGCCAGGTGCGCAAGAAGCTGCGCAACGACCATGGTTTCGCGCGCGGCGAGGGACAGGTTTTCGGCATCCCGTGCGTGTCCTCGAACGAGAAACCGGTGTTCCCGTGGGCGGATGGCTCGTGCTCGACCGAGCCCGAACCCGGCACGAGCCTGCGGCTCGATTGCGCGAGCGGTTTCGGCACGGGGGTGTTCGTGACGGGCGCGTTTGGTTTCGCCGCGGCGGGCGAGGTGGTGCGGCGCATCGCGACCGACGCACGCTGA
- a CDS encoding LemA family protein, producing MIIALLVLLGLAAVLLFWVAGSYNSLVTLRNRFKNAFAQIDVQLKRRYDLIPNLVETAKGYLKHERETLEAVIKARNVAYAAAQSAAANPADAGAMKNLLGAESGLAGAMSRLMVVSEQYPDLKANQNMMQLTEELTSTENKISFARQAYNDAVTSYNTSRETFPTNILAGMFNFAEAQLFQVDNAAERAAPQVKFS from the coding sequence ATGATCATCGCCCTCCTCGTCCTTCTCGGCCTCGCCGCCGTTTTGCTCTTCTGGGTCGCGGGTTCCTACAACTCGCTCGTCACGCTCCGCAACCGCTTCAAGAACGCCTTCGCCCAAATCGACGTCCAGCTGAAGCGCCGCTACGACCTCATTCCGAACCTCGTCGAGACCGCCAAGGGCTACCTGAAACACGAGCGCGAGACGCTCGAAGCCGTCATCAAGGCCCGCAACGTCGCCTACGCCGCCGCGCAATCCGCCGCCGCGAATCCCGCCGACGCCGGCGCCATGAAAAATCTCCTCGGCGCCGAGTCCGGCCTCGCCGGCGCGATGTCGCGCCTGATGGTCGTCTCCGAGCAATACCCCGACCTCAAGGCCAACCAGAACATGATGCAGCTCACCGAGGAGCTCACCTCGACGGAAAACAAAATCTCCTTCGCGCGCCAGGCCTACAACGACGCCGTCACGAGCTACAACACGAGCCGCGAGACTTTCCCGACGAACATCCTCGCCGGCATGTTCAACTTCGCCGAAGCCCAACTCTTCCAAGTCGACAACGCCGCCGAGCGCGCCGCCCCGCAAGTGAAGTTCAGCTGA
- a CDS encoding M48 family metallopeptidase encodes MDFFEAQTRAKRRTNRLVFLFALAVLGTIAASYIAAVAIVHTAGGANRHSYYEERAPLVYWDPTIFTSVALATIAIVGLASLYKWSQMRAGGSAVAELVSGRRIDPHTTDLHERRLLNVVEEMAIASGTPVPTVYVLDEEPAINAFAAGLTTSDAVVAVTRGTLEKLTRDELQGVIGHEFSHILNGDMRLNVKLAAIVFGILVIGLLGRGILEGLGRGRVRSSGDKKGGGMAVILAIGVALLLIGYVGYFFGRLIQAAVSRQREFLADASAVQFTRNPAGLSGALKKIGGYALGSTLTDKHAPEIGHFFFAQGFTSFFGGLWATHPPLGERLRAIDPRWDGQLFTPPEVVDVATESFTSAGLAGSARSLAGSPPPITREIVREGELATPDRVPFAPAAVTASIGALTEAHFRHARALLETLPAGLRNATRAADTALPLIYGLLSNGAPANRERQLALIAQHSGAAHRTATQTLLPLLADLDEAVKLPLFQLCLPALRTLDAAALARFVATLDKLVHSDAEVSPFEFALQKMLLRQLSLARASSPRAPVQFSSFQPLAADIAVVLSALARAGATEPARVSLAFAAGVGQLPLIADRLALVGAEACTLEKLDAALDRLAGAALPIKQRVLAGAAQVIGADRVVTEREADLFRAIAAAIDCPVPVLAA; translated from the coding sequence ATGGACTTCTTCGAAGCCCAAACCCGCGCGAAACGCCGCACCAACCGGCTCGTCTTCCTGTTCGCGCTCGCCGTGCTCGGCACCATCGCCGCGAGCTACATCGCGGCCGTAGCGATCGTCCACACCGCCGGCGGCGCCAACCGGCACTCCTATTACGAGGAGCGCGCCCCGCTGGTCTATTGGGACCCGACGATCTTCACCAGTGTCGCCCTCGCCACCATCGCGATCGTCGGCCTCGCCTCGCTCTACAAATGGTCGCAGATGCGTGCGGGCGGCTCCGCCGTCGCCGAACTCGTGAGCGGCCGCCGCATCGATCCGCACACGACCGATCTCCACGAGCGCCGCCTCCTCAACGTCGTCGAGGAAATGGCCATCGCCTCCGGCACGCCCGTGCCCACCGTCTACGTCCTCGACGAGGAGCCCGCGATCAACGCCTTCGCCGCCGGCCTCACCACGTCCGACGCCGTCGTCGCCGTCACCCGCGGCACCTTGGAAAAGCTCACGCGCGACGAGCTTCAGGGCGTCATCGGCCACGAGTTCAGCCACATCCTCAACGGCGACATGCGGCTCAACGTGAAGCTCGCCGCCATCGTCTTCGGCATCCTCGTCATCGGCCTGCTCGGCCGCGGCATCCTCGAAGGCCTCGGTCGCGGCCGCGTGCGCAGCAGCGGTGACAAAAAAGGCGGCGGCATGGCCGTCATCCTCGCCATCGGCGTCGCGCTCCTGCTCATCGGCTACGTCGGCTACTTTTTCGGCCGCCTCATCCAAGCCGCCGTGTCGCGCCAGCGCGAATTCCTCGCCGACGCCTCCGCCGTGCAATTCACGCGCAACCCCGCCGGCCTCTCCGGCGCGCTGAAAAAAATCGGCGGCTACGCGCTCGGCTCCACGCTCACCGACAAGCACGCCCCCGAAATCGGTCACTTCTTTTTCGCGCAAGGCTTCACCTCCTTCTTCGGCGGACTCTGGGCCACGCACCCGCCGCTCGGCGAACGCCTCCGCGCCATCGACCCGCGTTGGGACGGCCAACTCTTCACGCCGCCCGAGGTGGTCGACGTCGCTACCGAGTCCTTCACCAGCGCCGGCCTCGCTGGCTCCGCGCGCAGCCTCGCCGGCTCGCCCCCGCCGATCACGCGCGAGATCGTCCGCGAAGGAGAACTCGCCACGCCCGACCGTGTTCCCTTCGCCCCCGCCGCCGTCACCGCAAGCATCGGCGCGCTGACCGAAGCCCACTTCCGCCACGCCCGCGCACTCCTCGAGACGCTGCCCGCCGGACTCCGCAACGCCACCCGCGCCGCCGACACCGCCCTCCCGCTGATCTACGGTCTCCTCAGCAACGGCGCCCCCGCCAACCGCGAACGCCAACTGGCCCTGATCGCGCAACACTCCGGCGCCGCGCACCGCACCGCCACGCAAACGCTGCTGCCGCTGCTGGCCGACCTCGACGAGGCGGTGAAACTCCCGCTCTTCCAGCTCTGCCTCCCCGCGCTGCGCACGCTCGACGCCGCCGCACTCGCCCGCTTCGTCGCCACGCTCGACAAGCTCGTCCACTCCGACGCGGAAGTGAGCCCCTTCGAGTTCGCGCTGCAAAAAATGCTCCTGCGCCAGCTCTCGCTCGCCCGCGCCAGCTCCCCGCGCGCGCCTGTGCAGTTCAGTTCGTTCCAACCGCTCGCGGCCGACATCGCCGTCGTTCTCTCCGCGCTCGCCCGTGCCGGCGCCACCGAGCCCGCGCGCGTCTCGCTCGCCTTCGCCGCCGGCGTGGGCCAGCTCCCGTTGATCGCCGACCGGCTCGCGCTCGTCGGTGCCGAAGCCTGCACGCTGGAAAAACTCGATGCGGCGCTCGATCGCCTGGCGGGCGCGGCGCTGCCGATCAAGCAGCGCGTCCTCGCCGGTGCCGCCCAAGTCATCGGCGCCGATCGCGTGGTCACCGAACGCGAGGCCGACCTCTTCCGCGCCATCGCCGCCGCCATCGACTGCCCGGTCCCCGTGCTCGCCGCCTGA
- a CDS encoding SufE family protein, which yields MTVAERQQQMIADLLLIEDAQERLAAIVDRARPRLAAARTEHIDDHRVRGCISAVWVVCETRDGRCWFRSDAESPLVRGVVALLCDLYNGGEPADIVATEPALVEELGLARTLSPTRLNGLRSVRARIRDYAAAQLAGR from the coding sequence GTGACCGTCGCCGAACGCCAGCAGCAAATGATCGCCGATCTCCTCCTCATCGAGGACGCCCAGGAGCGTCTCGCCGCGATCGTCGACCGCGCCCGCCCGCGCCTCGCCGCCGCGCGCACCGAGCACATCGACGACCACCGCGTGCGCGGCTGCATCTCGGCGGTCTGGGTCGTTTGCGAAACCCGCGACGGCCGCTGCTGGTTCCGCAGCGACGCGGAGTCCCCGCTCGTGCGCGGTGTCGTGGCGCTGCTTTGCGATCTCTACAATGGCGGCGAGCCGGCCGACATCGTCGCCACGGAGCCGGCGTTGGTGGAGGAACTCGGCCTCGCCCGCACGCTTTCGCCCACGCGGCTCAACGGCCTGCGCAGCGTCCGCGCCCGCATCCGCGACTACGCCGCCGCGCAACTCGCGGGGCGCTGA